A single genomic interval of Malania oleifera isolate guangnan ecotype guangnan chromosome 13, ASM2987363v1, whole genome shotgun sequence harbors:
- the LOC131145634 gene encoding rhodanese-like domain-containing protein 14, chloroplastic, producing MAALASLAPHSSSSSLHPKIHFSALGLSSNPTHEPTSCSFTGRSFRYFRRGHFLQPTSAGLKIQSATSKPAKSPAEEEWKIKREYLLQKRVRSVEVKEALRLQNENNFLILDVRPEAEFREAHPPGAINVQIYRLIKEWTAWDIARRAAFAFFGIFSGTEENPEFIKSVESKIDKNSKIIVACQSGGTMKPSQNLPEGQQSRSLIAAYLLVLNGYANVFHLEGGLYTWFKEGLPQVSGE from the exons ATGGCAGCTCTTGCTTCCCTTGCCCCACACTCTTCCTCATCTTCTCTACATCCCAAAATCCATTTCTCAGCACTTGGGTTGTCTTCAAATCCTACTCATGAACCAACTTCATGTAGCTTCACAGGCAGATCATTTAGGTATTTCAGGAGGGGACATTTTTTGCAGCCCACCTCAGCCGGGCTAAAAATCCAGAGTGCAACTAGCAAGCCTGCAAAATCTCCAg CCGAAGAAGAGTGGAAGATTAAGCGAGAGTATCTGCTACAGAAAAGG GTTAGGAGTGTCGAAGTAAAGGAAGCCTTGCGCCTTCAGAATGAAAATAACTTTCTAATTCTTGATGTACGGCCTGAAGCAGAATTCAGAGAG GCTCATCCTCCAGGTGCCATTAACGTGCAAATATATAGACTTATAAAGGAATGGACAGCATGGGATATTGCAAGGCGTGCTGCATTTgcattttttggcattttttctGGCACTGAAGAGAACCCTGAGTTCATAAAAA GCGTAgaatcaaaaatagataaaaactCCAAGATAATAGTGGCCTGTCAATCTGGGGGTACTATGAAACCATCTCAAAACCTTCCTGAAGGTCAACAATCAAG GTCACTGATAGCAGCCTACTTGCTTGTCCTAAATGGATATGCTAATGTTTTCCACTTAGAAGGGGGGCTTTATACATGGTTCAAAGAAGGACTGCCACAAGTTTCAGGGGAGTGA
- the LOC131145633 gene encoding vacuolar protein sorting-associated protein 26B, with product MNYLIGAFKPSCNISITFSDGKSRKQVPIKKENGQTVMVPLFHSQENIAGKIAIEPIQGKKVEHNGVKIELLGQIEMFFDRGNFYDFTSLVRELDVPGEIYERKTYPFEFSTVEMPYETYNGANVRLRYVLKVTISRGYAGSVMEYQDFVVRNYNPPPEINNSIKMEVGIEDCLHIEFEYNKSKYHLKDVIIGKIYFLLVRIKIKNMDLEIRRRESTGSGANTHVETETLAKFELMDGAPVRGESIPIRLFLSPYELTPTHRNINNKFSVKYYLNLVLVDEEDRRYFKQQEITIYRLPENP from the exons ATG AATTACCTTATTGGAGCTTTCAAGCCGTCGTGTAACATTTCGATCACATTTTCTGATGGAAAATCTCGAAAGCAg GTTccaataaagaaagaaaatggtCAGACAGTAATGGTCCCTCTTTTTCATAGTCAAGAAAACATTGCTGGGAAG ATTGCTATTGAACCAATCCAAGGAAAGAAGGTTGAACACAATGGCGTGAAAATTGAGCTCCTTGGTCAAATAG AGATGTTCTTTGATAGGGGCAACTTCTATGACTTTACTTCCCTTG ttcGTGAGCTGGATGTTCCTGGAGAAATTTATGAAAGGAAAACATATCCATTTGAATTTTCTACTGTTGAAATGCCATATGAGACGTACAATGGAGCTAATGTGAGACTTAG GTATGTTTTGAAGGTGACGATCAGTCGTGGTTATGCTGGCAGCGTTATGGAATATCAAGATTTTGTG GTTCGGAACTACAACCCTCCTCCAGAAATCAACAACAGTATCAAG ATGGAAGTTGGAATTGAAGACTGCTTACATATTGAATTTGAGTACAACAAAAGCAA GTATCATCTCAAAGATGTTATTATTGGCAAGATTTATTTTCTTCTTgtaagaatcaagataaagaaCATGGATCTAGAGATTAGGCGCCGAGAATCAACAGGATCAGGGGCCAACACACATGTTGAGACGGAGACACTTGCAAAGTTTGAGTTGATGGATGGTGCTCCAGTCAGAG GTGAATCAATTCCAATCAGACTGTTTCTTAGCCCATACGAACTGACACCAACACATCGCAACATTAACAACAAATTCAGTGTCAAGTACTATTTGAACCTTGTTCTTGTGGATGAAGAGGACCGTCGGTATTTCAAGCAGCAGGAAATCACAATATATAGGCTTCCAGAAAATCCCTGA